CCGTGCCGCAGCAGACTCCGATTTTGCCGGTGGTGCGTGCATAGGCTTCCGCTGCATAGCCTCCGCTCTGTTCGTGCCGTGTTGTGACGTGCTTAATCCCTCCCTTGATCAAGGCATCCACCCAGAGCCACATATGTCCGCCCGAGACTCCGAAAAAGATGTCCACCCCGTTTTCCTTCAGGACTTCCAACATAACGTGCCCCGGATTAGGGGACGTTTCCAACTTGCCCTCGGGAACCCGTACATCGACTCCGCCTTTTTTCGCCTCGCTGTTCTGTTCCGGCATACTTACCTCCCTTGGTGTTTGTTTGGTGCAAAAACCATGTACTCCGCCGAACGAGGCATACACTGTACTCAAGGGGCCACAATAAATAGTGTGGCGCCGAGTGAGCACTGCAACCCCGTTCCCGGCAATGATGAGTTTGGAATTACCCACACCGTAAGAATGGAACATCCCCGAAATCGTACGCCGGAACCGGTTTCGATGCTTCCACGATCAAAGGAGGTCAGGTTTCCCAAAACTGTACTTGGTAAGGAGATGCCATACATCCGTGTCATGCACGGGCAGAGGAGCGATTGTGCGTCCGATCCCGAGGCCCGAATGCCCGTGCCGTGGCCCGGCCCGGCTCGAGCCCTAAGCCATGGTCAGACCGCCGCTTACGCTCAACGTTTGCCCCGTGATGAAATTCGCCTCGTCGCTGGCCAAAAACGTCACGGCCGCGCCGATGTCTTCGGGCGCGCCCATGCGCCGCAGAGGAATTATCCTGTCCATGGCGGCGAAGACCTTTGCGACGAACTCATCCACTTCAACCATGGCGGTGATCATCGGTGTCATGGTCGGTCCCGGACAAACGGTATTGACGGTGACGTTGTTCCGGGCCAATTCTCTGGCCATGGTTTTGCTAAACGCTATAATGGCGCCTTTCGTCCCGGAATATACCGCCTCTCCCGTGCTGCCCACCCTGCCGGCGTCGGAGCTGATATTGATGATTCTTCCGCGATTCCTGGACATCATGTGTTCCACAACGGCGCGGGTGCAATGGATGGTTCCCATGTAGTTGATTTGTACGATTTTTTCCCACACATCCGGCGTATTCTTTACAAACGGTTCGATCTTGTCCCAGCCGGCATTATTCACGAGAATATCGACTTTCTCGAAGTCGGATATAATCCTTTGCATGGTCGCGACTATGGATTCACGATCCGTGATGTCGGCTCTATAAAATCGGACTGTTCGACCTAACTGCTTAAGTTCCTTACACGTTTCATCGGCTTCCTTCTCGAGTACGTCGATCATGGCAATGCCGGCGCCCTGTGTGGCAAGGCAGGAGCATATGCCTTTGCCTATGCCTCTTGCGCCACCCGTTACTACGGCGATCTTACCGGTCAAATCAAACATATCGGGTCTCCTTTCTTGCTCTCTTGGGTACCCTGCGGGAAGAGCAGGTGAACGTTAAACACGAAAAACACGAAGCAGTACGGAATAGCTACCTCCTGAACCTGGAAAAGTCGGTAGGTCTTTTTTCGAGATACGCGTTTTTACCTTCCTGAGCTTCTTCGCTTTGATAGTACAACCAGGTTGCGGCGCCGCCCATGGCTTCCGAGCCCATTAGATGGTCGGTCTCCCTGTTGAAGGATGCCTTTAGTACCCTGATCGCCGTCGGGCTCATGGATAGGATCTTCTGACACCAGGCGTCTACTTCTTCGCGCAGCTTTTCAGGCGGCACGACCTTGTTGACGAGTCCCATGTCCATTGCTTGCCGGGCATTGTACTGTTCGCACAGGAACCAGATCTCCCGGGCCTTTTTCTCACCCACTAGACGCGCCAGGTAGCCGGCTCCGAATCCGGCGTCGAAGCTGCCCACTCGAGGACCCACCTGCGCGAAAACAGCATTTTCGGATGCGATGGTGAGGTCGCATATGCAGTGAAACACGTGCCCGCCTCCGATGGCATATCCATTTACGGCCGCGATCACGGGCATCGGCACTCTTCGAATGGCGTCGTGAACCATGCTCACGTACGTGAGCAGTTCCGGCTTGTACCCCGCCCCGGAAGACTCGCCCGCATCTCCGCCCACGCAAAAGGCCCTGTTTCCGGCCCCCGTGAAAACCACCACACCGATGGTTCGATCCACGATCACATCGTCAAAGGCCTTGACGATTTCTATGAGGGTTTCCGTTCGGAACGCGTTAAGCTTTTTTGGCCGATTGATCGTTATAGTGGCAATTCCGTCTTTCTTTTCGTAGATAATGTCCTCGAAATCCATGGGCTCCTCCATTGTTTGATGGGAATATGCGCTTATTAACGGGATTTACTCCGCTTTCTTGCCTAAATAGTATCTATTGGGATCGAAGGACCGGATGATGTCCAGCTCGAGTTGCACGGGAGGGTCCAATATCTCGATATTCGGCGCCTGCTTGAGGTCCCACCCGCAACGTTCCCGGATCTCCTCCGGTGTAACGTGCGATTGGCCCGAGCAGCACGGAAAGCAGGCTGTCAGGACCAGTTCCTCCCCCGCACGCTCCCGTTCGAAGAGGCCCAACGTGGAGACCACGACGCGCAGGTTGTCTCCCGGAGAGGTCACATACCCGAGGTGCTTTTTGAAACGGTTCTTGGACTGCCCCACGAGCACCATCATCTCTCTGGCCGCACTGGCCACGTCGTTGGCGCCTCCCGATCCCGTTATGAATGTGCCTTCGCTCGTTCTGGTCGTATTCACGTTCCCCAAAGGGTCAATCTCCGCGGCTCCGATCGCGCCGATACAGGACCCATGGCGCCCACTCAATATCAAACCCATTACCGTTTGGATATCGCACACCATCTTACACGTGCAGAAGTTTCGATGATTGAAAATGGAAGGGTCCATGGGACGCGGAACGTACCCGTAGAGGCCGACTTCCGCGATCAAATCGATGTCATATCCTTCCTTTCGGAGGTTGTAGAAGCACAGCCAGGCAGCGAGGTTGGATATGCCGGCGCCGCAGAGCATCGTCTTATATTCGTTCCGGATGATCGTTTCTTTGAGCTTGCGGGACATGGCCACCGCAGCCATCTCGACGGGTGTGTAGGAGGGGCTTCTAGATATGTTCTTTTCAGCCCCGACCTCGAATTTCCACATGTCGAAATGGGACTCGCCCTTGAGCCTCAACAATCGATCCCGGCCCAGCTTTTCGAGGTATGCTTCATGCGAATCGCAGGACAACACCCATTCCTGGACCCAGGCTTCAAATTCTTCCTCGGATTTCTCGCACCGCCGCCCCTCGTCGATGAAATCGTAGTCCTCGGCGTATACATCGAGATCAACCATGCCTATGCGAGACAATCCCCCGGGATGCGCGCCGAAGGGTACCTCCGAAACCGACCGCACGAAAGTCCCCGGCAGCCGCACCAGGTGATTGTATCTGCGTATGGTTTCCGTTGACACGATTTTCTCGGCGCTCAGGACCACTCCCTGGCGGCTGGCCATGGCTCCGTAAAGGTTTTCGCTGAGCGGAGGCAGAAATACTGCGTTTCCTTGGCTGTCAGCCATCCAGGCGTGCAGAATCGAGAGGTCCGGCGTCAATGCTTTCACCAGTCCGATCCGTCGTTCTTTGTCGAAGGGATCGTCCATTGCAAGGAACGTATCCGGATTCTCCCGCTCAAGGGAACTCCCGAGAAGGGACTTGGTCGGCAGGAAAGGTACACCCATAGCCCCGGCCTGCAGGCGCAGGGGCAGCGTGAGAAGGGACCAGTGCTCGGCCTTCAGCGACCCATCCTGGAGAGATCGTTGGAACACGGCGTTGGGGCCGGGTGTATAGTATGGGTCTCCGAAGTAGCAGGTAATGATCTTGGACACGAGTCCCCCATGCACCAGAACCGCCTGGGGGAGATTCATGGACAGCGCCACGAGCTCGAGGCTGTTTTTCCTGCCCCAGAACTGGCGGGCGATTTCAAACAGAATGGCCGTGCACCACCGCGCCCCCACCTGACCGACGTGAAGCAGGATTCCGGGCTTTACGTGCTCCCTGACGGCGTCCTTCAGTGAAGTCACCTTATCCGGACCGGCGGTGAACTCCGGTTGAAACCAGGGTTCGTTGAAATGTTCCATCATTTCGTCGCCCCTTCGAGTGTTCAGCGGGCCTCGAGGATCGTGACCGAACTGTTGGGGCCGGCGCCCATGGCATGGGCCATGCCGATTCGGGCTCCCGCCACCTGCCGTTTCCCCGCCTCCCCGCGTAATTGGCAAACCAACTCGCATATCTGGCCCAAGCCTGTAGCGCCCAACGGATGACCCCGGGACATGAGACCACCGTCCGTGTTTACAGGGGTTTTTCCACCGATATCGAACGCTCCCTCTTTCAGCAGACGGGGAGCTTCGCCCTTTTTGCAGAAGCCCAGTTTCTCGATGTCCCACAGCTCGGCGGGCGCCATGGTGTCGTACGCCTGTACAACGTCCATGTCTTCCGGTCCGTATCCGGAAGTCTCGAAAGCCTGTTTGGCGGAAAGCTCGACGATGCCTAAAGCGGGGGGGTGATTGCGGCTCTTGGAGATCCCCGCCATTATAGAGTGCTCTCCATAGACCCCCGACGTCAGCGAACACGCCTTTACGGTCACGGCCCGTTGTGCGGAAGGGATCCTGTCGCGACTGCACACGATGGCGGCGGCCGCGCCGTCGGCCAGAGGGCAGCAATGGAACAATCGCAGAGGGGTTGCCACCATCCGGGAATTCAACACTTCTTCCATGGTGACTTCTTTTTGGAATCGGGCGTGCGGGTTGTGAACGCCGTTCTTTCTGTTTTTCACCGTGACCCGCGCGAAGTCCTCCACCGTGGCGCCGGTTTCTTCCATGTATACCACGGTCTCATTGGCATAGTTCGCCATCTGAACGTTGAAGCCGGAAGCCAGTTCCCATGGCCTGAAAGCCGTGCTGGGGATCGGACCCCGCGGCATTTTCTCCATGCCGAGGACCAGAACGGTATCGTAGAGTTCCGCGGCTACGGATTGGCATGCCAGGCGGAAGGCCGAAGAACCGCTCGAACACGCGTTCTCGACGTTCACCACGGGAATACCGGTCAATCCGACTTCCTTTATGGCCTGATGGCCGGATCCGGTTCCCTGATACACGCTCCCGCAAAATGCCGCTTGCACATCGTTCCAAGTAAAACCCGAATCTTCGAGTGCGTTCAGTATGGCCTCGCTTCCAAAGTCGTAGCATTCCTGATCAGGGTAATACCCCCATTTGGTCAGTCCGAACCCCGCCACCAGGACTTCTCTCATCTCACTCATGTCCTTCATACATCTCCCCCAGACACCACAGGCTAAACAGGCATGAACTTGAACGTTACGATGTCGCGGCCTTCTTCGTCCTCACACAACTTATCAATTACGAGCTCGACGTCTCTGTGCAGTTCAAGTTCGTCAAAATCGTCGGTTTTGAACAACGTCGTAACATAAATGCCCTCCGGCAGCTCGACGGCTCCATACGCATACGGAACGGGTCCCTTATAAAAGCCCCCTCCCGGTTGCTGCATGACCACGCTGAAGCTGGCGATCTTCCCTCTCGGGCTCAACCTCACGTCTTTCAAAGTCTTTTGCCGGCAGTAGGTACACCAGCCTTTTTCCTTCTTCGGGAAGAAACTCTCCCCGCACGATTCGCATTGACTTCCGATGAGCTGGGGCGGTTCATCCTCCGAAGCCGGCGTTGTCCAAAAACCCTCGTGAATGGGAATCCGGTTACTCTCACTGTTCATTATGGTCTCCGACGTTGTACATTAAGGTCTTATTCGGCCTTGAATACCGGCTTCCGCTTCTCGAGAAAGGCCTGTATTCCTTCCTTGTAATCTTCCGTAAAGCTTACCAGAGTGGCGCATTTTGCTTCGTAGTCCAGGCCCTGGGCCATAGCCATTTGCATACCGTCGTTGATGGCGGCCTTCGCGAGTTTGAGTACAAGAGGAGGCCGCTCTCTATAGAGATTCGCCCAACTGTGTGCTTCTTCGAGCAATGAGTCCGTTGGAACTACTTTGTTCAAAAGGCCTATGCGTTCGGCTGTTACAGCGTCGATGGGTTCCCCGCTGAAGATAAGTTCCTTGGCCTTTGCTATGCCGATGAGACGGGGAAGCCTCTGGGTGGAACCTCCACCGCCGATGACGCCTATCCTGGAATGCGCATCTCCAAGCAATGCATTGTCTGCGCCGATGCGGATATCACAGGTGCAGGCCAGCTCGAGGCCGCCTCCCAGGCAATAGCCGGCAATGGCTGCGATGACCGGTTTACCCATATCTTCGATCAGATGATAGTAGCTGTAGGTCCGTTTGGGCGAGAGCTTGTCCCATAGCCGAGCCGGAACAGGCGACTCCTTGATGTCCGCCCCGGCGCAAAACACCTTTAGGCCCCCGGTAATGATCACCACTTTGATGCCGTCGTCGACACCCGCATCCTCGAGGGTCTCGATGATCTCGTCGCGCATCCTGGGATTTATGGCGTTTCGCCTCTCCGGCCGATTCAGGGTAATGGTCGCTATACCTTCAATTTTTTCGTACAATATGGTTTCGTATGCCAATGGATCGCCTCCTCTCGTTGTATGCGCTTCAGACCATGCAATAGCCCCCGTTGACGCTGAGGGCCTGGCCGGTGATCCAACTCGCTCGTTCCGACGCCAGAAAACAGATGGCATTTGCCGCATCCTGCGTTCTTCCAAAACGCCGGAGCGGATAGTTCTTCAGAATCGCTTTTTCCAATTCGTCTACGGTCTTACCGAAA
This is a stretch of genomic DNA from Deltaproteobacteria bacterium. It encodes these proteins:
- a CDS encoding 3-oxoacyl-ACP reductase FabG, which encodes MFDLTGKIAVVTGGARGIGKGICSCLATQGAGIAMIDVLEKEADETCKELKQLGRTVRFYRADITDRESIVATMQRIISDFEKVDILVNNAGWDKIEPFVKNTPDVWEKIVQINYMGTIHCTRAVVEHMMSRNRGRIINISSDAGRVGSTGEAVYSGTKGAIIAFSKTMARELARNNVTVNTVCPGPTMTPMITAMVEVDEFVAKVFAAMDRIIPLRRMGAPEDIGAAVTFLASDEANFITGQTLSVSGGLTMA
- a CDS encoding enoyl-CoA hydratase/isomerase family protein translates to MDFEDIIYEKKDGIATITINRPKKLNAFRTETLIEIVKAFDDVIVDRTIGVVVFTGAGNRAFCVGGDAGESSGAGYKPELLTYVSMVHDAIRRVPMPVIAAVNGYAIGGGHVFHCICDLTIASENAVFAQVGPRVGSFDAGFGAGYLARLVGEKKAREIWFLCEQYNARQAMDMGLVNKVVPPEKLREEVDAWCQKILSMSPTAIRVLKASFNRETDHLMGSEAMGGAATWLYYQSEEAQEGKNAYLEKRPTDFSRFRR
- a CDS encoding thiolase family protein, translating into MSEMREVLVAGFGLTKWGYYPDQECYDFGSEAILNALEDSGFTWNDVQAAFCGSVYQGTGSGHQAIKEVGLTGIPVVNVENACSSGSSAFRLACQSVAAELYDTVLVLGMEKMPRGPIPSTAFRPWELASGFNVQMANYANETVVYMEETGATVEDFARVTVKNRKNGVHNPHARFQKEVTMEEVLNSRMVATPLRLFHCCPLADGAAAAIVCSRDRIPSAQRAVTVKACSLTSGVYGEHSIMAGISKSRNHPPALGIVELSAKQAFETSGYGPEDMDVVQAYDTMAPAELWDIEKLGFCKKGEAPRLLKEGAFDIGGKTPVNTDGGLMSRGHPLGATGLGQICELVCQLRGEAGKRQVAGARIGMAHAMGAGPNSSVTILEAR
- a CDS encoding OB-fold domain-containing protein; the protein is MNSESNRIPIHEGFWTTPASEDEPPQLIGSQCESCGESFFPKKEKGWCTYCRQKTLKDVRLSPRGKIASFSVVMQQPGGGFYKGPVPYAYGAVELPEGIYVTTLFKTDDFDELELHRDVELVIDKLCEDEEGRDIVTFKFMPV
- a CDS encoding enoyl-CoA hydratase encodes the protein MAYETILYEKIEGIATITLNRPERRNAINPRMRDEIIETLEDAGVDDGIKVVIITGGLKVFCAGADIKESPVPARLWDKLSPKRTYSYYHLIEDMGKPVIAAIAGYCLGGGLELACTCDIRIGADNALLGDAHSRIGVIGGGGSTQRLPRLIGIAKAKELIFSGEPIDAVTAERIGLLNKVVPTDSLLEEAHSWANLYRERPPLVLKLAKAAINDGMQMAMAQGLDYEAKCATLVSFTEDYKEGIQAFLEKRKPVFKAE